GGCCTCAACATTTACACCAGCATTTTTAAATGCATTTTTTGTTTCTGAAATCACTTGAGTCTCTCCCAGAGCAATACGTACAGCAAGATCGTCAGCTTCTCCATCAAGTAAATCACTTTTATCTACACCATATTTCCGTGCAATGTTTTCCACAATCTATTATCGTCAAGACACCATTAGAAATATAAACAAGGAAACTCAAGAACACAAAACACAAGATTACAAAAACAGAAacaattttagaaagaaaaatcaagaataatgTTAATTCCGTCACTCATCAAAGTCAAAAAAGAAACGAAAAGGATCCAGGAATAAAGATTCTATTCTCAAAAAAATGTGTATGCATCAGAGAATGAGACATCATTGCAATTTCTCCCACATCCCATGCCTCCAAAATAAGAAATGATACTCATACAACCCTGTATGATATTTTATAGAAATGGAACTTATTACAAAGACAAAATGTACAACCATACAAAGGTTCAAACCAAAGTACAAAACTTGacaaaaagttattttagaAACCCAAACTTTATGGATGCCAGAAATAGCAATTCCATGGAAATAACCATTAGCTGAACACTAATGTGATGCCATAATAATGACCCATCCCAAGTTAAGGGGTAGATAGAGAGGCAATCCTAAAAATAAGAGATATGTCCTCCAATCAGTGAATTGGTAGATTGCTTATTGTCACAATGTTCTTTGTCAAATCCTAAAAACCTAATAAGCACAAACTAATCCAGAGTATGAGGAGAAACCCAGTACCAAGAACCATCCAAAAAGCTTATCCCGTGAGAATAATTGCCAACAGAGTATTTCAGAACTAGAGCAGCACAGACACACAAGGGGCAACACAATgatgaaaaattgaaatctaACCAGAAAAGgttgttttcttattaaaattaagataaccATCATTCAGAATTTTAATTTACAGTTGCCTATTCAGCCATTCAACAAAAACTGATGAACTAGAATCATGAATTGCAGTTTAATAAGTTTCAAGAGACATACTGTATCAGGGCGCATGAACAGACTATTCCACGCTCTAGTATCTCCACTAGCTTCATTTGCTTTCCTTTTTTCCTCTCTCTGTTTTTTGAGGGTTTTGGAGCTTTGGTCCTTCAAAACATTGTTCCTATAAGAAAATTGCAAACCATAAACTATTGGACTGGTGTAAAAAGAATGAGATCCCAGCTCATATCGAAAGATTTATGTTTTACTTACTCTTGATTCTCTGAATGTCTTTGTAAGGCTGGCATAACATGCAACAATCTTCCTTGAAAGATCGAATTGTCTAACTCTTTCAAAGCCCTGATATTAATTATCACAGTCATGTAAACTATCACCAAAAACAATTTTACTAACACAAATGACAAGTAGTAACAACTACATTTCAGAGGGCAGAGAATCAATACTGCCAACCTACATAAAGATTTATTgcagaaaagaaatgaaatggCTTAACTTgacaaattaaaagaatatccTAAAACATCAAATGACCTACAATGAACTAAAAGAATAGTATCTACAACAAAACAACAGTTggtctaatataaaaaataaaataaaaaaaggcaAGACAATAACTTCTAGGCACCCAATTGTTACCTGTCTGCAAATTCTGGAGCTGTATAAAGAATATATGCTATTCCTTTGGATCGTTTTGTATCTTTATCAACAACTAGATGAACCTGTGAGATACTACCAATGTGATTGAAATGTTCTTCCAGTTCCTCCTCACTGtgaaaaaccaaaaacaatgaTCCAAACCAacgatataaaataataatattaagttcAAGTCAACCACAAAAACCACAGATAAATACTAGTAATGTAGATGATTcaacttgattaattaagataGTTTTTCTTTGGAAAGCAATGCAATTGGAAACAGTGCCAAAATAATATCACCCACGTATCCAAAAGAAAGttcaagaaaaaagagagaagataTATGCAAGGATATAAGTACGTGGTCGTGTATGGCAGATTACGGACAAACAACCGACAGGACTCAAAAACTCCTTTCACGTCTTCTGTTTTTGATAATTGGCCCCCATGCTCAGTCACATTTACTTGAGATTTTTCATGGGTAACCTTCTCTCTACTAGTATCTTCTTTGCCCTCTACGTCTACCTCTCGAGCATCATTTCTTGGATGACTTATTTTTCCATCTTCATTTACATCACTATTATCATCTTTGTCATCATTGTCATCAGATGAGGCATCATTATCATCATTgtcgtcatcatcttcatcactaCTTTCAGAATCAGACCACTCTTTCGTCACCTTACTCTTGAAATAATCCATATCTGAAATGACCTCGTCACGTTCAGGCTCAAGTGACTTGCCGCTGGGTTCGGAAATATCCAGAAATCCATCTTCCAATGAGCCACTGTCATCAGTTGAAACTGATGCGCCTTCATTATCCTTATTTGAGAGTCCTCGGTTGTTTTCAACACTGGTCAAACCGGAGGTATCATTTGCCCACATCTTAGAGTTAACCCGAGGCTGCATGACCTGAAGAAAATCTTGAAGCTGCGGGTCATCAACATCCACACCATTCTTCAAATTTTCTTTCCTGCCCTTAGCTCTAGCAGGTTTCCCCACATCCAGCACAGTCCCTTTGTCGTCTTTCTTCTTCGAATGGCGACTCCATGGACGAGGAAGATTTTCATCCCCAAGTTTTCGAGCTACCTGCTTGATTAATGAGAAGAACATTGTAAAACACCTTTTCATGGCTTCCAGTTTCAACaacacaaatttgaaaaaaaaaaaaacatagtaaaacatataagaaaaaattagcACATATAACATACCTCACATGAAATTTTAGATGTGCGAAGGAAAGAATTATTGAAATATCGAATGGCTTCATGAGCTTCATTTTCTGTTCGATACCCTATAAACGCAAATTGCCTACTCTTACCGTCTCTGAATTAAAAAGCAAGTCAAAACCAAATAGAACAGttacaatttcaattttaataaggATAGAACGATTCTATGAGAGAAAGAGTAGTATATTACTTGGTACGCATGAGCTTGACGTCAGTGATTATTCCTTTCTCAGAAAAGAATTCCCTTAGTTCATCCTCCGCAACATGTTTGGGAAGATTCTTCACGCAAATCCTCGACCTATACAAACAATCGTAATGACGCGAGCATTTTAAGATAGAATATGAATTAGTAGCAAGTGTTCACTTACATGACTGCGATTGCACTTTGAAACAGTAATCAAGCAAGGGTTACAACTATTCAAAATTCAGGGAAGGGGATGATCTTGTCCTCTTTTTAACCCTAAAATGTGCGCGCCTCTTTAATCTGGTTTTTTGAACGTGAGAATGCGGTGTTTTGTTTGTGAAAGGATTTCGGGTATGGTGGTGTCTGCCACAAATACCCCGGGcgaattcttttcttttctttttcttttcttttcttttcttttctttactttttttcagTTTAAAACTTTCCAATAccttttgaataatttttataaaatatgatttttataggctaaaatgtataatttttaaaaatataattctattcctttaaaatatgtaaaattcaGTTTtgatacttttaaattttgtgtactttttattcattaatttcaaaatgGATAACTTTTTATCAtctaaatgttatttaataatgtttttcttttaaattgctGCCTTTTTCTATCCaggaatattatttttaacttcttttccaTTCATAGAGTGTTACCTAAACTACTTATAACCTTGCTACATTTGAATATTAGAGATATCAaatagagaaaattaaaaaaataaaattagccGTACCATATTTTCTTACTGATTTATTTCTtgtaataaatacatttaagtATAATCACATATTGGAAATCAATTTTGCCAAATCTATTTCTTTCgaaaattaaatttaggaaGGTTTAAACTTTACAGGTGCAGTGTGTGAGTAGGTTTTTCACTAACTTTTTTAAACTATCATACAAAgttaaaaagacattttataaaaaaaattgtttgatcactttacaataaaaatataaatcaatactttttgataaaaatgttaataaagatgattcttaaagaaaatgtttttgaaagaagaataagaagCCAAAGAGAAATTGTCatgtattatgtatattttagttaataaaaataaaataaaatattcataatcttatacatttattataaactataaaatacattaaaataggTATAATTTAAGTTGTGCCTTTAACATCTTAAAACAAATGTAAATAGcaaaatgaaaatgttagagtgaTTTTTCCTAAgtgttaaagtattttttttctaaccatTGATACCAAAAAGTCTAAGTCAACATATTTtactctaacattttcatactttaataatataatcGGTGAAAAACATGTAAGAGCTACTGTTCACTATGTAtgataacattaaatattattattattattattattattattattattaaattaaattaaaataaatattttttatgattttattgtaaataaatttatatttattttgcaaatatatgtattgttttaaaaatattcgtCTGGCAAAATTATATGTGTActgttttagaaatatttttaataattatgttaataaagTAGAAGCGTTTTTATCACGAATTGTttgagtaaaattaattaaaaaaattcttaaaaacttatttagtaaattggattttttgtttcaaatatttctaaataactaaaaatatttaaacatgtcatacaaaaatatttaaatataaaattataaacaaataaacataTTCTTTATCTATAATTTAAACATGAATTATATCTAAATggtattgtaaatatttttacttttaaatttaaattatataatattggtagTGGAAAGAGACACTCTCTACCactaaatttttaaagaaaacaaaaagttgCATAAAAGATAGTAAATGCTTCTTGGTTGTTTTGTTGAAACATATTTGTAAGGTGATGATTAAATATTACTGACTTAgtagtttttcttattttttattttaaaatacaaataagaataaaatagaaatataaaaagtgtatgcaaatatatttatgttaaataatatatatatatatagtaatggaaaaatatactattttcataattttaataattacatgtTTTTTGAATTCAAGATTaaacacaatttaaatattttttttattgttgtgatgtgcttttaaagactaaaatataatataattttaatttttaaataaataatacctcaaatttaataattaattttatacatattttttaaatagatttaagGTCGTAATATTGACACAATATTGTGAAGTTTGtggagatgaaaaaaaattctatatataaactttctttctctttcaaccTTGATTATAAagagttttgttttattatctAAACACTCTCATATTATTTAAGAATCAAAGttaataataactataaatatgagttacaaaataaacaatacataaatattatttcaattcacttaaaatctgatcttattttaaatgttgaagttattactttaatttatatttattaattgtgaaattttaaaataatttagatatttGTTATATACCATAATTTAATTTagctagaaaaaaaaagaaagaaagtaaaacttaaattctaaatttcaatttatttaaatcacCTTGGTCGAAAGCCTTAACGCTTCCCCCACCAAATTGTTACTAATGAGGAACATTGGTATCctgaagataatgattttgatgatgttacaaagtgaagaataagAAGACTTCTATTGTATGAGTTTAAAAGCATTTATGTATAAGAGAAGACACCAGGACCGTGCAgataagaccgaacggtagaaggcaTGAACGAGACCGAGCAGTTGGAAGGTGAAGTGGTGGTAGAATTGAACTTGGCATCTGAGCAGAGGCATGACTGAGACCGAACGATCACAATCAGTCAAAGACCGAATGGTATGTAATAGTTGAAGGTTTGACGGTGTATAGCAGTTAATGGTCAAACATTGTTCAAGACCGAATGGACACTCACAGGACTGAACGGAGTTGAACATTGGCCAAACTCAATTGAATACCGAACAGTCACTAACAGGTGGAGGCCGAACACAGGCTAAACATAGGCCGAACAGTTAATGACCGAATCGTGTCGAACACAAGCCGAACACAGTTACGGACCGAATGGCTTTGTAAAGAAGTTGAACGATATTGAGTCCAACAAACACTAGAATAAAAAGTTAAGTGTTGAAAGGTATACGAGAAATAAGCCAAGTGGTGGAAATCTGTGTGAGAGAAGAAGGTAACCGAACGATGGAAGGCAGTAAGGAATCAAACCGAGCGGTGGAAAGCTATGGGAAAGACCAAGCGAGGTATGACCAAGATGGAGCAGTTAGCACCGAACGCTGAAAAACTGTGAGGAACCGAGTCAAACGGCAGAAGGTGATAAGGGGTTGAACCAAACGGCATGAGCTGTGTCGAATCAAACTGAGCGGAAGAAGGTGAAGAACTGGAGCCGACCGATCGAAGAGTTAAATATCCTAACTATTTGAAGTAtcgcatataatcgattatcacttataataatcgattatcactggcaaTTGTAATGCGTCTTTACAGTTTCGGACCAGTAGGCTATATATACCTTTGCCAAACACTTTAGAATGCATCTAAGTAGTTTGAGAATACGGTGTGATTTGAGGAAGTTTTCAAGTGTTAGTTCattgctcttgtcaagtcttgtgaataggaggaGCTcacgctttgtgtgtcaaaggtcagagcggttctcttcaagttggcagagttgtTTTCTTCTGGTTCATTGGTTGAAGGAAGATTTTTGTTGCACTGTTCCgattcgtttgtcgaaggaaagtgTTCGCTGCTTGCttctggttcgtttgtcgaaggaagtttCCTTCCGATTCGTTCGTTGAAGGAATGTTTTATCATTCTTATTTCATTCACtatattgtaatttgtaaaactgtttttagtgaaaacgttaatcactctttatagtgattaacaactggacgtagaattttttgattcgaaccaagataaaaatcagttgtgtgattttttctactccctacactcttaTATTTTATGCTcataaactgtttgataaaaagtttataagaaaattaaaggaaccattttttttaaattgatcgAACAAGCTCTTTGTTTTTAACAATCCGTATCGTACTCTGTTTTAATATTTCTGCTGCGCAAAATCGGTACCGGTTGTTCCAACCCAAATTCCGCACCATATCATCCTCCCAACCATCTCAATGTTATCTCTTCTAGTTTTGATCCAACCTAGCTAGGAAGAGTGATATCAAGAGGTCCCGACTCATTTGAGTAAGGATTGACCCACATTCAACCAAGTTAGGTTAAGCTTAAGTGGTCTTAATCTAATCAATACCAAATTGGGCGTAGCTTAATCAAGACCATGTCAAGTTGAGTTGAGCCAAGTGGCTCAAGCGAGCTAATTTAGGTCATATTTAGGTCAAGTTATGTTGGCTTGGACGTaggttgagttgagttgagGCAGACTCAGTCGAGTAGAGTCGACATAAGCTTAATCTAGTAGAGTCAGCCTAAACTTGGTCTACTAAAGTCAACCCAAATTGGTCGACCCGAGTTAACTCGGATCCAAGTTGAACCTACTAAATTCAATCTTAGCCAAGTCGACTCGACCTTGCCCGGTTGAGATAAGTTAACTCAGACCAAAGTCGAGTTAAGTAAACTTAAGTCTAAGTCAAGCTAAGTCAGGATGAGGTCATGTTCAATCAAATTGAGTCAAATTTGATCATACCTAAGTCGAGTTGGGTTGGGCGCAAGTGGGACCGAGATAATCTCAACCAAGTTTGGCCAAGTTGAGTTGAGCTTGTAGTTTGGTAAGACATTGAATCAAGACCATATCAAACTAAGTTGGATTGATCCCACATCAAATCAAGCCAAATTTACCATACCTAAGTCGAACCAAATTAACTCGAATCTAAATAGAtccaaactaaaaaaaaccaaaatataaatttaagaatgtgaagaatttcaatttttgtttttggaatttgaaattattttcttttaagcaaactaattactttaatttttgttgcATATATTTTTCCTGGAAATAATGCCTTTAAACCATTTTTATTCTAAAGAGAAGGAGACTGACGTACTCCCAGTAAAATGAAAAGTTACAGAATTGAATAACCACCTATATATCTACtcattcttttactttttcttttcaatttttaaatgaaattaattttaacattttttatcatTCCTAAATGTAATATTCCCGAAACATTATTCCTGCAATACAAAATCATACAGTCAGCCGAGAGATATGTGAAAGAATTGCAATTTCTGCTTTCCATATTGTTGCATGAAAATATAGTTGTAGGTCAAATAGAATTCATATTTGCCGAGGGACTTAAAGAAGCCTAGCAAACAATGATACAAAATTTACTACTTATAAAATGTATATACAACAACATCTTGCCATTATAACGTGTTGAAAAACCATTGGCAAACCCTATCTTCACAATGGTAGCCAATGTAATAATGTGGAGGTATCGGCTATATATCTAAGTTATGTAATCTCAATGTACAAGCTGTACAGTAATTATACGAGTTTTCATCATAAGGGCAATGAATATCTGTTCTTCACTTTCACATGCGTCACAGAGCCTTTTGATCAAGCCTCTCGTTCCAATTTAGGCAGCGAATCAAGCTATGGAACCAATCACCCGTTTGGTCAAACTTGTTAACAGTTGGAAGGGGATGTTGACTCATAGATATTCGGACAGAATCACCTCTCGAGAGTTGCTGCCTTCTCTTCCCATCAAATGAAACCCAGGCATTACTTCTTGCATCGTCTGGAATCTGTTATGAATAAACCCTATTTAAGTATGCAACTCACATCCTTTTACTTAACCTTAAATTATTGAACACAAACGAACGCCTAAGTATATTCCTCATGTATCCTTTTTTCTAATACAAGCCGGTGATGCAACTCAACTTAGCTCAAAAAGGGAAAACATTTGACATTCGAGACACATCATAAGGCACGAAATAACAACATCTAATCTGTTAGGAGGGAGAGGAAGATTAACTTCACCTTTAATTCTAATTGTGCAGAATCTGGAAGTATAACTGGCCTAAAGGAAAGTGAATGTGGACAGATTGGAGTAAATAGTATGCAAGGAACATTTGGATGGACCTGCAAATATTCTTCTGAGATTAGATTAAAACATCAAGCAAAACAATAATGGATTCTAGTATAAACTAAAGCTGGTCCATGTATTGTACTAACATGGGGACACCATACCATTAGAAGATGTACATATATCACATTTGAGAATTTCTGTGACAAAAAGCATACAAGATGATTTCTATGTTTCTGTTAGGACACAACCTCCTAT
This window of the Vigna angularis cultivar LongXiaoDou No.4 chromosome 7, ASM1680809v1, whole genome shotgun sequence genome carries:
- the LOC108336931 gene encoding multiple RNA-binding domain-containing protein 1 isoform X1 codes for the protein MSRICVKNLPKHVAEDELREFFSEKGIITDVKLMRTKDGKSRQFAFIGYRTENEAHEAIRYFNNSFLRTSKISCEVARKLGDENLPRPWSRHSKKKDDKGTVLDVGKPARAKGRKENLKNGVDVDDPQLQDFLQVMQPRVNSKMWANDTSGLTSVENNRGLSNKDNEGASVSTDDSGSLEDGFLDISEPSGKSLEPERDEVISDMDYFKSKVTKEWSDSESSDEDDDDNDDNDASSDDNDDKDDNSDVNEDGKISHPRNDAREVDVEGKEDTSREKVTHEKSQVNVTEHGGQLSKTEDVKGVFESCRLFVRNLPYTTTEEELEEHFNHIGSISQVHLVVDKDTKRSKGIAYILYTAPEFADRALKELDNSIFQGRLLHVMPALQRHSENQENNVLKDQSSKTLKKQREEKRKANEASGDTRAWNSLFMRPDTIVENIARKYGVDKSDLLDGEADDLAVRIALGETQVISETKNAFKNAGVNVEALEKLANNKIDGLKRSNHVLLVKNLPYGSTENELAKMFGKFGSLDKIILPPTKTLALVVFLEPAEARAAFRGLAYKRYKDAPLYLEWAPSNILSQSSTSKNDDMNGAIGENDAKRQILEQNVERITDVDIDPDRVEARSLFVKNINFKTTDENLRKHFSELMKEGRILSVKVKKHLKNGKNVSMGFGFIEFDSPETATNICRDLQGTVLDSHALILQPCHVKNDAQKQKTIEKDKSSTKLLVRNVAFEATEKDLRRLFSPFGQIKSLRLPMKFGSHRGFAFVEYVTQQEAQNALKALSSTHLYGRHLVIERAKEGESLEELRARTASQFSDDHKGFQGAIKLSKKRKDVDILDEGKTKFGRFDD
- the LOC108336931 gene encoding multiple RNA-binding domain-containing protein 1 isoform X2, translated to MSRICVKNLPKHVAEDELREFFSEKGIITDVKLMRTKDGKSRQFAFIGYRTENEAHEAIRYFNNSFLRTSKISCEVARKLGDENLPRPWSRHSKKKDDKGTVLDVGKPARAKGRKENLKNGVDVDDPQLQDFLQVMQPRVNSKMWANDTSGLTSVENNRGLSNKDNEGASVSTDDSGSLEDGFLDISEPSGKSLEPERDEVISDMDYFKSKVTKEWSDSESSDEDDDDNDDNDASSDDNDDKDDNSDVNEDGKISHPRNDAREVDVEGKEDTSREKVTHEKSQVNVTEHGGQLSKTEDVKGVFESCRLFVRNLPYTTTEEELEEHFNHIGSISQVHLVVDKDTKRSKGIAYILYTAPEFADRALKELDNSIFQGRLLHVMPALQRHSENQENNVLKDQSSKTLKKQREEKRKANEASGDTRAWNSLFMRPDTVVFLEPAEARAAFRGLAYKRYKDAPLYLEWAPSNILSQSSTSKNDDMNGAIGENDAKRQILEQNVERITDVDIDPDRVEARSLFVKNINFKTTDENLRKHFSELMKEGRILSVKVKKHLKNGKNVSMGFGFIEFDSPETATNICRDLQGTVLDSHALILQPCHVKNDAQKQKTIEKDKSSTKLLVRNVAFEATEKDLRRLFSPFGQIKSLRLPMKFGSHRGFAFVEYVTQQEAQNALKALSSTHLYGRHLVIERAKEGESLEELRARTASQFSDDHKGFQGAIKLSKKRKDVDILDEGKTKFGRFDD